Proteins encoded in a region of the Zea mays cultivar B73 chromosome 2, Zm-B73-REFERENCE-NAM-5.0, whole genome shotgun sequence genome:
- the LOC100273552 gene encoding probable serine/threonine-protein kinase WNK1 isoform X1 — MIGAKANAAGPCPEYAEVDPTGRYGRFSDVLGKGASKIVYRAFDEYQGMEVAWNQVKLHDFLQSPEDLERLYCEIHLLKTLKHRNIMKFYTSWVDVSRRNINFITEMFTSGTLRQYRQRHRRVNIWAVKHWCRQILSGLLYLHSHNPPIIHRDLKCDNIFVNGNQGEVKIGDLGLAAILRKSHAVHCVGTPEFMAPEVYEEEYNELVDIYSFGMCVLEMVTFEYPYSECTHPVQIYKKVISGTKPESLYKVKDPMVRHFVEKCLATASQRLSARELLEDPFLQSDDVVASLDGGNYHVPANYIPQPSYLGHTYSNGSMMSNGFSESIDEDALSEDCEDDDMKGQDGIDLFNENEGELLGNVDITIKGRKSEDGGIFLRLRISDDDGRVRNIYFPFDVEADTALSVATEMVAELDITDHEVTRIADMIDGEVSALVPDWRPGPGIEEAPDTSYCHDCGSIVSSCGSLYAYMSSGRRGCQCAEVHGRFEEITFEADGEQCDLQESAGSSDDGGGPTEHYVKGKESTHVNGLLQMGRRDLSNQLCFSSFQEQSCSSNHYENETNHHTNGFDMKHEVKIAKYKARKMAQLKRAIHPSLDFDNANGVNRMKPSLNKLQSFHIGKNHSFRVPTGDRSPGKVSTDYHSNLNSQLSHSRHPDPGAQRAWHCEVNAAGSSDCMFTARRYYAGAQLPPNLPRTKSVPLHAVDV; from the exons ATGATAGGCGCCAAGGCCAACGCCGCCGGCCCGTGCCCGGAGTATGCGGAGGTCGACCCCACCGGCCGGTACGGACGG TTCAGCGACGTTCTTGGCAAGGGCGCGTCCAAGATTGT GTACCGGGCGTTCGACGAGTACCAGGGGATGGAGGTGGCGTGGAACCAGGTGAAGCTGCACGACTTCCTGCAGAGCCCCGAGGACCTGGAGCGGCTCTACTGCGAGATCCACCTTCTCAAGACGCTCAAGCACCGCAACATCATGAAGTTCTACACCTCCTGGGTCGACGTCTCCCGCCGCAACATCAACTTCATCACCGAGATGTTCACCTCCGGCACCCTCCGCCA GTaccggcagaggcaccggagggtgaACATATGGGCGGTGAAGCACTGGTGCAGGCAAATCCTCAGCGGCCTGCTGTACCTGCATAGCCACAATCCGCCCATCATCCACCGGGACCTCAAGTGTGACAACATCTTCGTGAACGGCAACCAGGGAGAGGTCAAGATTGGCGACCTCGGTCTCGCCGCCATCCTCCGCAAGTCCCACGCCGTCCACTGCGTAG GTACACCGGAGTTCATGGCGCCGGAGGTGTACGAGGAGGAGTACAACGAGCTGGTGGACATCTACTCGTTTGGAATGTGCGTGCTCGAGATGGTAACGTTTGAGTACCCGTACAGCGAGTGTACACACCCTGTGCAGATCTACAAGAAAGTGATCTCT GGTACTAAGCCAGAATCTCTGTACAAGGTGAAAGATCCAATGGTGAGGCACTTCGTCGAGAAGTGCCTAGCAACGGCATCTCAAAGACTGTCAGCAAGAGAACTGCTTGAGGATCCCTTCCTACAAAGTGATGACGTGGTTGCTTCTTTGGATGGTGGAAATTACCATGTGCCGGCCAATTATATACCTCAGCCTTCATATTTAGGGCATACCTACAGCAATGGCTCCATGATGAGTAATGGATTCTCAGAAAGCATTGATGAAGATGCTCTCAGTGAAGACTGCGAGGATGATGACATGAAAGGCCAAGATGGCATTGACCTGTTCAACGAGAATGAAGGTGAGCTTCTTGGCAATGTGGATATAACAATCAAAGGGAGAAAGAGTGAGGATGGAGGCATATTCCTTAGATTGCGGATTTCTGATGATGATG GACGGGTACGCAACATCTATTTTCCTTTTGACGTTGAGGCTGATACCGCACTAAGTGTTGCTACTGAAATGGTAGCCGAACTCGATATAACTGACCATGAAGTTACTCGGATTGCTGACATGATTGATGGTGAGGTCAGTGCACTGGTACCAGATTGGAGGCCTGGTCCGGGCATAGAGGAGGCTCCTGACACTTCATACTGCCACGATTGTGGATCCATCGTGTCATCGTGTGGTTCACTTTACGCCTACATGTCATCAGGCCGTCGAGGTTGCCAATGTGCAGAGGTACATGGGCGGTTTGAGGAGATCACGTTCGAAGCTGATGGAGAGCAGTGTGATTTGCAGGAATCTGCAGGCAGCTCTGATGATGGAGGTGGCCCAACAGAGCACTATGTCAAAGGCAAGGAGTCCACTCATGTGAATGGCCTTCTACAGATGGGTAGAAGAGATCTTTCTAATCAGCTTTGCTTCAGTTCATTCCAAGAGCAATCATGTTCATCTAACCATTATGAGAACGAAACTAACCATCACACAAATGGGTTCGACATGAAGCATGAGGTAAAGATTGCCAAGTACAAAGCACGGAAAATGGCACAGTTAAAGAGGGCTATCCATCCATCTCTTGACTTCGACAATGCAAATGGAGTAAATAGGATGAAGCCTTCACTGAACAAGCTGCAATCTTTCCATATTGGAAAGAACCACAGTTTCCGGGTACCGACCGGTGACCGAAGCCCGGGTAAAGTAAGTACGGATTACCATTCTAATTTGAACAGCCAATTATCGCATAGCAGGCACCCCGATCCAGGAGCCCAAAGGGCCTGGCATTGTGAGGTCAATGCAGCTGGGAGCTCTGATTGTATGTTTACAGCAAGGCGCTACTATGCCGGAGCTCAGTTGCCACCAAATCTCCCGCGAACAAAATCTGTACCCCTACATGCTGTCGACGTCTGA
- the LOC100273552 gene encoding Probable serine/threonine-protein kinase WNK1 produces MAPEVYEEEYNELVDIYSFGMCVLEMVTFEYPYSECTHPVQIYKKVISGTKPESLYKVKDPMVRHFVEKCLATASQRLSARELLEDPFLQSDDVVASLDGGNYHVPANYIPQPSYLGHTYSNGSMMSNGFSESIDEDALSEDCEDDDMKGQDGIDLFNENEGELLGNVDITIKGRKSEDGGIFLRLRISDDDGRVRNIYFPFDVEADTALSVATEMVAELDITDHEVTRIADMIDGEVSALVPDWRPGPGIEEAPDTSYCHDCGSIVSSCGSLYAYMSSGRRGCQCAEVHGRFEEITFEADGEQCDLQESAGSSDDGGGPTEHYVKGKESTHVNGLLQMGRRDLSNQLCFSSFQEQSCSSNHYENETNHHTNGFDMKHEVKIAKYKARKMAQLKRAIHPSLDFDNANGVNRMKPSLNKLQSFHIGKNHSFRVPTGDRSPGKVSTDYHSNLNSQLSHSRHPDPGAQRAWHCEVNAAGSSDCMFTARRYYAGAQLPPNLPRTKSVPLHAVDV; encoded by the exons ATGGCGCCGGAGGTGTACGAGGAGGAGTACAACGAGCTGGTGGACATCTACTCGTTTGGAATGTGCGTGCTCGAGATGGTAACGTTTGAGTACCCGTACAGCGAGTGTACACACCCTGTGCAGATCTACAAGAAAGTGATCTCT GGTACTAAGCCAGAATCTCTGTACAAGGTGAAAGATCCAATGGTGAGGCACTTCGTCGAGAAGTGCCTAGCAACGGCATCTCAAAGACTGTCAGCAAGAGAACTGCTTGAGGATCCCTTCCTACAAAGTGATGACGTGGTTGCTTCTTTGGATGGTGGAAATTACCATGTGCCGGCCAATTATATACCTCAGCCTTCATATTTAGGGCATACCTACAGCAATGGCTCCATGATGAGTAATGGATTCTCAGAAAGCATTGATGAAGATGCTCTCAGTGAAGACTGCGAGGATGATGACATGAAAGGCCAAGATGGCATTGACCTGTTCAACGAGAATGAAGGTGAGCTTCTTGGCAATGTGGATATAACAATCAAAGGGAGAAAGAGTGAGGATGGAGGCATATTCCTTAGATTGCGGATTTCTGATGATGATG GACGGGTACGCAACATCTATTTTCCTTTTGACGTTGAGGCTGATACCGCACTAAGTGTTGCTACTGAAATGGTAGCCGAACTCGATATAACTGACCATGAAGTTACTCGGATTGCTGACATGATTGATGGTGAGGTCAGTGCACTGGTACCAGATTGGAGGCCTGGTCCGGGCATAGAGGAGGCTCCTGACACTTCATACTGCCACGATTGTGGATCCATCGTGTCATCGTGTGGTTCACTTTACGCCTACATGTCATCAGGCCGTCGAGGTTGCCAATGTGCAGAGGTACATGGGCGGTTTGAGGAGATCACGTTCGAAGCTGATGGAGAGCAGTGTGATTTGCAGGAATCTGCAGGCAGCTCTGATGATGGAGGTGGCCCAACAGAGCACTATGTCAAAGGCAAGGAGTCCACTCATGTGAATGGCCTTCTACAGATGGGTAGAAGAGATCTTTCTAATCAGCTTTGCTTCAGTTCATTCCAAGAGCAATCATGTTCATCTAACCATTATGAGAACGAAACTAACCATCACACAAATGGGTTCGACATGAAGCATGAGGTAAAGATTGCCAAGTACAAAGCACGGAAAATGGCACAGTTAAAGAGGGCTATCCATCCATCTCTTGACTTCGACAATGCAAATGGAGTAAATAGGATGAAGCCTTCACTGAACAAGCTGCAATCTTTCCATATTGGAAAGAACCACAGTTTCCGGGTACCGACCGGTGACCGAAGCCCGGGTAAAGTAAGTACGGATTACCATTCTAATTTGAACAGCCAATTATCGCATAGCAGGCACCCCGATCCAGGAGCCCAAAGGGCCTGGCATTGTGAGGTCAATGCAGCTGGGAGCTCTGATTGTATGTTTACAGCAAGGCGCTACTATGCCGGAGCTCAGTTGCCACCAAATCTCCCGCGAACAAAATCTGTACCCCTACATGCTGTCGACGTCTGA